A part of Desulfovibrio sp. Huiquan2017 genomic DNA contains:
- a CDS encoding radical SAM protein, translating to MRSIEYVGDGFRERIFRNAAKHNVPITGEFEITTNCNYKCIHCYATLDRRRCDVDYDFFVLICNQLRKAGCMFLLITGGEPLIHPDFDDMWKYAHKLGFKLSLFSNGSLFSERYIDLLREFPPEVVEVSVYSTKEDVHKAITGRGLYTEVKNLTMLKGYVEKLVVKTPLLSLNVDEIGTIQGIANRHELSFRMDAIVHPTLNQNTSPTKFRVPYKVAAQLAMEDPEMQRQLRHSFSHNTLPFATDGLKFPCSAGKYSFHVDPEGYLNLCSIYRNTDLNLHEMPFSDAWRDLSILGASPCGEIKIKCDTCRLKCICPNCPAVSRLFGEDERYIDTFVCNYTAELARIAGIV from the coding sequence ATGCGTTCTATAGAATATGTTGGTGATGGATTTAGGGAGCGTATTTTTAGAAATGCAGCAAAACACAATGTACCAATTACTGGAGAATTTGAGATTACAACAAATTGTAACTACAAATGCATACATTGTTACGCAACATTAGATAGACGTCGATGTGATGTTGATTATGATTTTTTTGTTTTAATATGTAATCAATTACGTAAGGCTGGATGTATGTTCCTGTTGATAACAGGAGGTGAACCTCTAATACATCCTGACTTTGATGATATGTGGAAATATGCTCATAAGCTTGGGTTTAAGCTGTCTTTGTTTTCGAATGGTTCACTTTTTTCTGAAAGGTATATCGATTTACTTCGAGAATTCCCGCCAGAGGTTGTTGAGGTTTCCGTATACTCAACCAAAGAGGATGTGCACAAAGCCATTACCGGACGTGGATTGTACACAGAAGTTAAAAACCTCACGATGCTCAAAGGATACGTTGAAAAACTAGTTGTTAAGACGCCATTATTAAGCCTAAATGTTGATGAAATTGGGACAATTCAAGGGATTGCCAATCGGCATGAATTGTCGTTCAGGATGGATGCGATAGTTCATCCAACTCTTAACCAAAATACCTCCCCAACAAAATTTAGAGTCCCTTACAAAGTCGCAGCCCAATTGGCCATGGAGGATCCCGAGATGCAAAGGCAGCTAAGGCACAGTTTTAGCCACAACACATTGCCTTTTGCTACAGATGGCTTAAAATTTCCATGTAGTGCGGGGAAGTATAGTTTTCATGTTGATCCAGAGGGGTATTTAAATTTGTGTTCAATATACAGGAATACTGATTTAAATTTGCATGAAATGCCCTTTAGCGATGCTTGGCGGGATCTTTCTATTCTTGGTGCGTCTCCATGCGGTGAAATAAAAATCAAATGTGATACTTGCCGTTTGAAGTGCATATGTCCTAATTGTCCAGCTGTTTCAAGATTGTTTGGCGAAGATGAAAGATATATAGATACATTTGTATGCAATTATACCGCAGAACTGGCTCGAATTGCAGGTATCGTTTAG
- a CDS encoding PqqD family protein, producing MSKINDNKTVQSYLIGEMVLIPEGFRENHALVLNDVATKIWEKIETDRSTTLESICQLVLDEYSSTRDQVVKDVRIFIECLTYMNIISVDQINYDDLEIDESDNGQERAAYRPPKIYVYDLDTSQEVSFGPHIRGQSNVHRAITRGWHGGCC from the coding sequence ATGAGTAAGATTAATGACAACAAGACCGTGCAGTCTTATTTAATTGGAGAAATGGTTTTAATTCCTGAAGGGTTTCGCGAAAACCATGCTCTCGTGTTGAATGACGTGGCAACAAAAATATGGGAAAAAATAGAAACTGACCGATCGACTACGCTTGAATCGATATGTCAACTGGTACTCGACGAATATTCGTCGACCAGAGATCAAGTGGTAAAAGATGTCCGCATCTTTATTGAGTGTTTGACTTATATGAATATTATTAGTGTTGATCAAATTAATTATGACGACTTGGAGATTGATGAATCTGATAATGGCCAAGAGAGAGCTGCATATAGGCCACCTAAAATTTATGTGTATGATTTAGATACAAGCCAAGAAGTGTCATTTGGTCCACACATAAGAGGTCAGTCAAACGTTCATAGAGCTATCACAAGAGGTTGGCATGGCGGTTGCTGCTAG